One stretch of Pelmatolapia mariae isolate MD_Pm_ZW linkage group LG3_W, Pm_UMD_F_2, whole genome shotgun sequence DNA includes these proteins:
- the LOC134623529 gene encoding protein NLRC3-like — protein sequence MRLEDNITMFVKNELKKIQKLLSPDHPETLKSQMEDEEMFGGEDEDERKSCREAFLKITLHFLRRLKQHEMADHLQSKIFALLCKRELKAQLKKKFQCVFEGIAKAGSPTLLNQIYTELHITEGGTAEVNDEHEVRQIETASRKPDRAETTIRQEDIFKVSPGRDEPIRTVLTKGVAGIGKTVLTQKYSLDWAEDKANQDIQFIFPFTFRELNVLKEEKFSLVELVHHFFNQTNQSGICRLEDFQVVFILDGLDECRLNLDFNKTKILTETRKSTSLDELLTNLIRGNLLPSARLWITTRPAAANQIPPQCVDMVTEVRGFTDPQKEEYFRKRFRDEEQASRIISHIKKARSLHIMCHIPVFCWITATVLEDVLETREGGQLPNTLTEMYIHFLVVQAKVKRIKYDGGAETDPHWSPESRKMIESLGKLAFDQLQKGNLIFYEPDLTECGIDIRAASVYSGVFTQIFKEEKQLYQNKVFCFVHLSVQEFLAALHVHLTFINSGLNLLEEQQTTSMWPKLFDKPKLQSLHQCAVDKALQSPNGHLDLFLRFLLGLKTNQTRLQGLMTQTGSSAQTNQEAVQYIKEKLSENLSAEKSINLFHCLNELNDRSLLEEIQQSLRSGRLSTDKLSPAQWSALVFILLSSEKDLDEFDLQKYFGSEEALLRLLPVVKVSKKAL from the exons cggctggaggacaacatcaccatgtttgtgaagaacgagctgaagaagatccagaagcttCTGAGTCCAGATCACCCAGAAACTTTAAAGAGCCAGATGGAGGATGAGGAGATGTTTGGAGGTGAGgatgaagatgaaagaaagagcTGCAGAGAAGCATTTCTGAAGATCACACTCCACTTCTTGAGGAGACTTAAGCAGCATGAGATGGCTGACcatctgcagagca AAATATTTGCTTTACTCTGTAAACGTGAACTTAAAGCCcaactgaagaagaagttccagtgtgtgtttgagggcatcgctaaagcaggaagccCAACCCtcctgaatcagatctacacagagctccacatcacagagggagggactgcagaggtcaatgatgaacatgaggtcagacagattgaaacagcatccaggaaaccagacagagcagaaacaaccatcagacaagaagacatctttaaagtctcacctggaagagacgaaccaatcagaacagtgctgacaaagggagtggctggcattgggaaaacagtcttaacacagaaatacagcctggactgggctgaagacaaagccaaccaggacatccagttcatatttccattcactttcagagagctgaatgtgctgaaagaggaaaagttcagcttggtggaacttgttcatcacttctttaatCAAACTAACCAATCAGGAATCTGCAGgcttgaagacttccaggttgtgttcatacttgatggtctggatgagtgtcgacttaaTTTGGACTTCAACAAAACTAAAATCCTGACTGAAACaagaaagtccacctcattgGATGAactgctgacaaacctcatcaGAGGGAACCTGCTCCCTTCTGCTCGCCTTTGGATAAcaacacgacctgcagcagccaatcagatccctcctcaGTGTGTcgacatggtgacagaggtcagagggttcactgacccacagaaggaggagtacttcaggaagagattcagagatgaggagcaggccagcaggatcatctcccacatcaagaaagctcgaagcctccacatcatgtgccacatcccagtcttctgctggatcactgctacagttctggaggatgtgctggaaaccagagagggaggacagctgcccaacaccctgactgagatgtacatccacttcctggtggttcaggccaaagtcaAGAGGATCAaatatgatggaggagctgagacagatccacactggagtccagagagcaggaagatgattgagtcactgggaaaactggcttttgatcagctgcagaaaggaaacctgatcttctatgaaccagacctgacagagtgtggcattgatatcagagcagcctcagtgtactcaggagtgttcacacagatctttaaagaggagaaacAACTGTACCAgaacaaggtgttctgctttgttcatctcagtgttcaggagtttctggctgctcttcatgtccacctgaccttcatcaactctggactcaatctgctggaagaacaacaaacaacgTCCATGTGGCCTAAATTATTTGATAAACCAAAACTCCAATCTCTCCACCAGTGTGCTGtggacaaggccttacagagccccaatggacacctggacttgttccttcGTTTTCTCTTGGGTCTGAAGACTAATCAAACTCGTTTGCAAGGCCtgatgacacagacaggaagtagcgcACAGACCAATCAAGAAGCAGTTCAGTACATCaaggagaagctcagtgagaatctgtctgcagagaaaagcatcaatctgttccactgtctgaatgaactgaatgatcgttctctactggaggagatccaacagtccctgagatcaggacgtctctccacagataaactgtctcctgctcagtggtcagctctggtcttcatcttactgtcatcagaaaaagatctggatgagTTTGACCTGCAGAAATACTTTggttcagaggaggctcttctgaggctgctgccagtggtcaaagtcTCTAAAAAAGCTCTGTAA